Proteins co-encoded in one Jeotgalibacillus malaysiensis genomic window:
- a CDS encoding 30S ribosomal protein S2: MSVISMKQLLEAGVHFGHQTRRWNPKMKKYIFTERNGIYIIDLQKTVKKVEEAYKFVKEVAADGGEVLFVGTKKQAQESVKDEAERAGMHFINQRWLGGTLTNFDTIQLRINRLKKIEKMEEDGTFEVLPKKEVVQLKKEYERLVKFLGGIRDMKKLPDALFIIDPRKERIAVAEARKLNIPIVGIVDTNCDPDEIDYVIPANDDAIRAVKLLTSKMADAILESKQVEEEEEEAVAAE, from the coding sequence ATGTCAGTAATTTCAATGAAACAATTGCTAGAAGCAGGTGTTCACTTCGGCCACCAGACACGCCGCTGGAACCCAAAAATGAAGAAGTATATTTTCACGGAGCGTAACGGAATCTACATCATCGACCTTCAAAAGACGGTTAAAAAAGTAGAAGAAGCTTACAAGTTCGTGAAAGAAGTTGCAGCTGACGGAGGAGAAGTTCTTTTCGTTGGTACTAAAAAGCAGGCTCAGGAGTCTGTTAAAGATGAAGCGGAACGTGCAGGCATGCACTTCATCAACCAGCGCTGGTTAGGTGGAACGCTAACAAACTTTGACACAATCCAGCTTCGCATTAACCGTCTTAAGAAAATCGAAAAGATGGAAGAAGACGGTACGTTTGAAGTACTTCCTAAGAAAGAAGTAGTTCAGCTTAAAAAAGAATATGAGCGTCTTGTTAAATTCCTGGGCGGAATCAGAGACATGAAGAAGCTTCCAGATGCTTTATTCATCATCGATCCTCGTAAAGAGCGCATCGCTGTTGCTGAAGCTCGTAAGCTGAATATTCCAATCGTTGGAATCGTTGATACAAACTGTGATCCTGACGAAATCGACTACGTAATCCCTGCAAATGATGACGCGATCCGCGCCGTTAAACTTCTGACTTCAAAAATGGCTGACGCTATTCTTGAATCTAAGCAGGTTGAAGAAGAGGAAGAAGAAGCAGTAGCTGCTGAGTAA
- a CDS encoding elongation factor Ts has product MAITAQMVKELREKTGAGMMDCKKALQETNGDMDQAIDFLREKGIAKAAKKADRIAAEGLTFIKSNGNDAVILELNSETDFVAKNEGFQTLGNELADHLLATKPESVDAALETEMSNGQKVGDYITANVGKIGEKISLRRFAVRTKEDNAAFGEYLHMGGRIGVLSVVEGTSDEQVAKDVAMHAAALNPKFISRDQVSQEEADREREILTKQALEEGKPENIVAKMVEGRLNKYFEEICIVDQPFVKNPDQKVKEFLASNSAQLTDFVRYEVGEGIEKRQDNFADEVMSQVKK; this is encoded by the coding sequence ATGGCTATTACAGCTCAAATGGTTAAAGAACTTCGTGAAAAAACTGGTGCAGGTATGATGGACTGCAAAAAAGCACTTCAGGAAACAAATGGAGATATGGATCAGGCAATCGACTTCCTTCGTGAAAAAGGAATTGCGAAAGCTGCGAAGAAAGCAGACCGTATCGCTGCTGAAGGTCTTACATTCATTAAGAGCAATGGAAATGACGCAGTTATTCTTGAGCTTAACTCAGAAACTGACTTTGTTGCGAAAAACGAAGGTTTCCAGACGCTTGGTAACGAATTAGCAGATCACCTTCTTGCTACAAAGCCTGAGTCTGTTGACGCGGCGCTTGAAACAGAAATGAGCAACGGTCAGAAAGTAGGAGACTACATTACTGCTAACGTTGGTAAGATTGGTGAAAAGATCAGCCTTCGCCGTTTTGCTGTACGCACTAAGGAAGATAACGCTGCATTCGGCGAATACCTTCACATGGGCGGAAGAATCGGTGTTCTTTCAGTAGTTGAAGGTACAAGTGATGAGCAGGTAGCAAAAGATGTAGCGATGCACGCTGCAGCACTTAACCCTAAATTCATCTCTCGTGACCAGGTTTCTCAGGAGGAAGCTGACAGAGAGCGTGAAATTCTTACAAAGCAGGCACTAGAAGAAGGCAAGCCTGAAAATATCGTTGCTAAAATGGTAGAAGGCCGCCTGAACAAATACTTTGAGGAAATCTGCATTGTTGATCAGCCATTCGTTAAGAATCCTGATCAGAAAGTAAAAGAATTCCTTGCTTCTAACAGCGCTCAGCTGACTGACTTCGTTCGTTATGAAGTTGGAGAAGGTATTGAAAAGCGCCAGGACAACTTCGCTGATGAAGTAATGAGCCAGGTGAAAAAATAA
- a CDS encoding uridylate kinase — protein sequence MSKSRYNRVVLKLSGEALAGEAGFGIHPPIIKSVAEQIKELSDLGVEVAVVVGGGNIWRGKIGSEMGMDRASADYMGMLATVMNSLALQDSLENVGVQTRVQTSIEMRQVAEPYIRRKAIRHLEKKRVVIFAAGTGNPYFSTDTTAALRAAEIEAEVILMAKNNVDGVYSADPKVDTEAVKYDELSFLDVLKDGLAVMDSTASSLCMDNDIPLIVFSIMENGNIKRAALGEPIGTVVRGKK from the coding sequence ATGAGTAAATCAAGATACAATCGAGTGGTATTGAAACTAAGCGGTGAAGCACTTGCAGGAGAAGCAGGGTTTGGGATTCATCCTCCGATTATAAAGTCAGTAGCTGAACAGATTAAAGAACTTTCTGATCTTGGTGTTGAAGTAGCTGTTGTTGTAGGCGGCGGTAACATCTGGCGCGGAAAGATCGGCAGTGAAATGGGAATGGACAGAGCGTCTGCTGATTATATGGGCATGCTTGCAACAGTGATGAATTCACTTGCACTGCAGGACAGTCTTGAAAATGTCGGTGTACAGACACGTGTACAGACTTCAATTGAAATGCGTCAGGTTGCTGAACCTTACATCAGAAGAAAAGCCATTCGACATCTTGAAAAGAAGCGTGTCGTGATTTTTGCAGCAGGTACAGGTAATCCTTACTTCTCTACAGACACAACCGCTGCACTGAGAGCTGCTGAAATTGAAGCTGAAGTTATTTTAATGGCTAAGAACAACGTGGATGGCGTCTATTCTGCTGACCCTAAAGTTGATACAGAAGCAGTTAAGTATGACGAACTGTCATTTTTAGATGTCTTAAAAGACGGTCTGGCAGTAATGGATTCAACAGCTTCATCCTTATGTATGGACAACGATATCCCGCTCATAGTATTCTCAATTATGGAGAATGGAAATATTAAACGTGCCGCACTTGGGGAACCAATCGGTACAGTTGTCAGGGGGAAAAAATAA
- a CDS encoding ribosome recycling factor → MAQQTMNETKDKMSKAIQSFSRDLASIRAGRASASLLDKIQVEYYGAPTPLNQVASISVPEARLLQITPYDKTALGDIEKAIQKSDLGLNPSNDGSLIRITIPALTEERRRELAKQVKKEAEEAKVNIRNIRRDANDDLKKQEKAGDITEDDLRGYSDDVQKMTDEHIAKIDELAKAKEQEILEV, encoded by the coding sequence ATGGCTCAACAGACAATGAATGAAACAAAAGACAAAATGTCTAAAGCAATTCAATCTTTCTCACGTGATCTAGCAAGTATCAGAGCAGGTCGTGCGAGTGCTTCTTTACTTGATAAAATTCAGGTGGAGTACTACGGTGCACCAACACCGCTTAATCAAGTAGCGTCTATCTCAGTTCCTGAAGCAAGGCTGCTTCAGATTACACCTTACGATAAGACTGCACTTGGTGACATTGAAAAGGCGATTCAAAAATCAGATCTTGGCTTGAATCCTTCTAATGACGGTTCACTGATCCGTATTACGATTCCGGCACTGACTGAAGAACGCCGCCGTGAGCTTGCTAAGCAGGTGAAAAAAGAAGCAGAAGAAGCAAAGGTAAACATCCGTAATATCCGTCGTGATGCAAACGATGACCTTAAAAAGCAGGAAAAAGCGGGAGATATCACTGAAGATGACCTGCGCGGCTACAGCGATGATGTTCAGAAGATGACTGATGAGCATATTGCAAAGATTGATGAGCTGGCAAAAGCTAAAGAACAGGAAATCCTTGAGGTTTGA
- a CDS encoding UDP pyrophosphate synthase, with amino-acid sequence MQLPDGGSTMLEKMKRWTSLKEPESLSQRIDDCKHYKIPDHIAIIMDGNGRWANKRALPRVAGHHEGMKTVKPITRLANELGVKALTLYAFSTENWVRPKMEVEFLMKLPEEFLGTFLPELIEENVQVQMMGDREQVPAHTLRAVDQAIEKTAHNDGLVLNFALNYGSRNEILSAVKSIAEDVKSGKVDADEITDDVFDTYLMTPHLGDPDLLIRTSGEIRLSNFMLWQLAYTEFWFTDVLWPDFKEEHLIEAIEGFQKRSRRYGGLKSEDLT; translated from the coding sequence ATGCAATTACCTGATGGGGGAAGTACAATGCTCGAAAAAATGAAAAGATGGACATCCCTGAAAGAACCGGAGTCCCTTTCTCAACGAATAGATGATTGTAAACATTATAAAATTCCGGATCATATCGCGATTATTATGGATGGTAACGGGAGATGGGCGAACAAAAGAGCCCTGCCGCGCGTTGCCGGTCATCATGAAGGTATGAAAACGGTAAAGCCGATCACGAGGCTTGCAAATGAACTTGGTGTAAAAGCACTCACGCTATATGCTTTTTCGACTGAGAACTGGGTCAGACCTAAAATGGAAGTTGAATTTCTGATGAAGCTTCCTGAAGAGTTTCTCGGGACGTTTCTGCCGGAGCTGATTGAGGAAAATGTTCAGGTGCAAATGATGGGTGACAGAGAACAGGTTCCCGCACATACACTTAGAGCAGTGGACCAGGCAATTGAAAAAACGGCCCATAATGATGGACTTGTATTAAATTTCGCATTGAATTACGGCAGCCGCAACGAAATTCTTTCTGCTGTTAAATCCATTGCAGAAGATGTGAAGAGCGGTAAGGTAGATGCAGATGAGATCACAGATGATGTGTTTGATACGTATCTGATGACACCTCATCTCGGAGACCCGGACCTGCTGATCAGAACAAGCGGAGAAATCAGATTAAGTAACTTTATGCTGTGGCAGCTTGCTTACACAGAGTTTTGGTTTACAGATGTATTATGGCCTGACTTTAAAGAAGAACATCTGATTGAGGCGATTGAAGGCTTTCAGAAGCGTTCAAGAAGATATGGCGGGCTGAAAAGCGAGGATTTGACATGA
- a CDS encoding phosphatidate cytidylyltransferase encodes MKQRIITGVLAAALFIPVVWVGGLLFVIGTYFIATVALYEVLRMRSIQFRSIPGAISMITLWIFLLPNEYYELLNQLNYSKIETALLSVLLLLVYTVLKKNRFTFDDAAFAVFAMLYVGIGFFYFIETRDADILWVVYALIIIWTTDSGAYFIGKSMGKRKLWPDISPNKTVEGFIGGILSALVVVVVFYMIAPLDANFWYLLPATVVLSAFGQIGDLVESALKRHYGVKDSGNILPGHGGLLDRFDSLLFVLPLMHILQLI; translated from the coding sequence ATGAAACAGAGAATTATCACTGGTGTACTCGCAGCAGCGCTATTTATACCGGTAGTCTGGGTTGGTGGATTGCTATTTGTGATCGGAACATACTTTATTGCAACAGTGGCATTATATGAAGTGCTAAGAATGCGCTCAATCCAGTTCCGATCAATCCCGGGTGCAATCTCTATGATTACACTCTGGATATTCCTGCTGCCTAACGAGTATTATGAATTACTTAATCAGCTTAATTATTCAAAAATCGAAACTGCATTGTTATCAGTGCTCCTGCTGCTTGTTTATACGGTATTAAAAAAAAACCGTTTTACATTTGATGACGCGGCATTTGCGGTTTTTGCAATGCTGTATGTAGGAATCGGATTTTTCTATTTTATCGAGACAAGGGATGCAGATATTTTATGGGTTGTCTATGCGCTTATTATTATCTGGACAACTGACTCAGGAGCATATTTTATTGGGAAATCAATGGGTAAAAGAAAACTCTGGCCGGATATTAGTCCAAACAAGACAGTTGAAGGCTTTATCGGCGGTATATTAAGTGCGCTAGTGGTGGTAGTGGTCTTTTACATGATCGCTCCGCTTGATGCGAATTTCTGGTACTTGCTGCCGGCAACTGTAGTTCTGTCTGCTTTTGGACAAATTGGTGACCTGGTAGAATCAGCGCTTAAAAGACATTACGGTGTGAAGGATTCAGGCAATATCCTTCCAGGTCATGGTGGTTTACTTGACCGTTTTGACAGTCTGTTATTTGTACTGCCGCTCATGCATATTCTGCAACTTATCTGA
- a CDS encoding 1-deoxy-D-xylulose 5-phosphate reductoisomerase → MKKISLLGASGSIGLQTLDVLRAHKDSFELVAFSVGRNIDQARKIIQEFNPSLVSVQSKEDADILSGEYIGKTVIMHGAEGLVEVAVHPEADLLVNAVLGSVGLEPTLKAIQAGKTIAIANKETLVTAGHLVMEAAQKHNVSILPVDSEHSAIYQALQGEQHKNIERLVITASGGSFRDLSRSELDGVTVKDALNHPNWSMGAKITIDSASMMNKGLEVIEAKWLFDLPYDKIDVLQHRESIIHSMVEFHDSSVMAQLGTPDMRVPIQYALTYPDRFVHKTDRRLRLEEIGKLHFEKMDLERFRCLDFAYQAGRTGGTMPTVLNAANEAAVALFLNEQISFLAIESVIEKAMSSHQTVLNPDLETITAIDQETRSKILAEFKR, encoded by the coding sequence ATGAAAAAGATTTCATTACTGGGAGCTTCGGGATCGATTGGACTCCAGACGCTTGATGTATTACGTGCCCACAAGGATTCATTTGAACTTGTCGCTTTTTCTGTGGGGCGTAATATTGATCAGGCCAGAAAAATTATTCAGGAATTTAATCCTTCACTTGTTTCTGTCCAATCAAAAGAGGATGCAGACATTTTGTCAGGAGAATACATAGGAAAAACAGTGATCATGCACGGTGCTGAAGGACTTGTCGAAGTAGCTGTTCATCCTGAAGCAGATCTGCTTGTGAATGCCGTACTTGGCAGTGTTGGTCTTGAACCTACATTGAAGGCCATTCAAGCAGGTAAGACGATTGCAATTGCCAATAAAGAAACACTTGTTACTGCAGGTCACCTTGTGATGGAAGCTGCACAAAAGCATAACGTATCGATTCTGCCTGTAGACAGTGAGCATTCAGCTATTTATCAGGCATTACAGGGAGAACAGCACAAAAATATAGAAAGGCTGGTCATTACAGCATCCGGTGGCAGCTTTAGGGATCTGTCCCGCTCAGAGCTCGATGGTGTAACAGTAAAGGACGCCCTCAATCATCCGAACTGGTCAATGGGCGCAAAAATTACGATTGACTCAGCAAGCATGATGAATAAAGGGCTTGAAGTCATTGAGGCAAAATGGCTGTTTGATTTGCCTTATGACAAAATTGATGTCCTGCAACACCGTGAAAGTATTATTCATTCAATGGTGGAATTCCATGACAGCTCAGTGATGGCTCAGCTTGGAACACCTGATATGAGAGTGCCAATCCAGTATGCGCTCACTTATCCCGACCGATTTGTTCATAAAACAGACCGCAGACTGAGATTAGAGGAAATTGGGAAGCTTCACTTTGAAAAAATGGATCTCGAACGCTTCAGGTGTCTCGATTTCGCTTATCAGGCCGGAAGAACAGGCGGTACCATGCCAACTGTATTAAATGCAGCAAATGAAGCAGCAGTTGCACTGTTTTTGAATGAGCAGATCAGCTTTTTAGCGATTGAATCTGTAATTGAAAAAGCGATGTCATCCCATCAGACTGTCCTGAATCCTGATCTTGAAACGATTACAGCGATTGATCAGGAAACACGTTCAAAAATTCTTGCGGAATTTAAACGCTGA
- a CDS encoding metalloprotease RseP, with product MNSVIAFIVIFGALVFFHELGHFVFAKRAGILCREFAIGMGPKVLAFKKNETQYTLRLLPIGGYVRMAGEDAELMELKPGFRAGLILGQDEKVEKVVLNNKDRYPDLRVIEVAEAELEKELYIKGYEEGEDTLQRFELSEKAVFIEDGVETQLAPWNRQFNSKKLHQRFLTIFAGPAMNFVLAFIVLSIIGMSAGIPVDRAVLGDIVPGDPADQAGLEKGDEVTAISGEEISTWADLTGIVSASPGEEITIDVQRGEETLSFEVTPEERTFEQGDETISQGIIGVYNPRIESPSIFQSIQYGAEQTYFWTVTIFDLLGDLITGQFSIDALAGPVGIYKSTEEVAKAGIYQLMQWGAILSINLGIMNLLPLPALDGGRLLFFGFEALRGKPIDRQKEGMVHFVGFALLMLLMIVVTWNDIQRYFL from the coding sequence ATGAACTCAGTCATCGCATTTATAGTCATTTTCGGTGCGCTCGTATTTTTCCATGAGCTTGGACACTTTGTCTTTGCGAAAAGAGCGGGGATCCTGTGCCGTGAATTTGCAATTGGGATGGGACCGAAAGTACTTGCTTTCAAAAAAAATGAAACACAGTATACCCTCCGCCTGCTGCCCATCGGCGGATATGTAAGAATGGCCGGTGAAGATGCAGAATTAATGGAATTAAAGCCGGGCTTCAGAGCAGGTCTGATTCTTGGCCAGGATGAAAAGGTAGAAAAAGTAGTACTCAATAATAAAGATCGTTATCCTGATCTTCGAGTGATCGAAGTAGCTGAAGCAGAGCTTGAGAAAGAACTTTATATTAAAGGATATGAAGAAGGCGAAGATACGCTTCAGCGATTTGAGCTTTCTGAAAAAGCGGTCTTTATTGAAGATGGAGTAGAAACGCAGCTTGCCCCGTGGAACAGACAGTTTAATTCTAAGAAGCTGCACCAGAGATTTTTAACAATTTTCGCTGGACCTGCAATGAATTTCGTTTTAGCCTTCATTGTGTTATCGATCATTGGGATGTCTGCTGGTATTCCTGTGGACCGCGCAGTTCTGGGTGATATCGTACCTGGTGACCCTGCTGATCAGGCGGGCCTTGAAAAAGGTGATGAAGTCACTGCGATCTCAGGCGAAGAGATTTCCACCTGGGCAGATCTGACAGGCATTGTCAGTGCTTCGCCAGGTGAGGAAATCACGATAGACGTTCAAAGAGGGGAAGAAACCTTATCTTTTGAGGTAACACCTGAAGAGAGAACATTTGAACAAGGTGATGAAACCATCTCACAAGGAATTATAGGCGTATATAATCCGAGGATTGAATCACCGAGTATTTTCCAAAGTATTCAGTACGGTGCTGAACAAACTTATTTCTGGACTGTAACCATTTTTGACCTCCTTGGAGATCTGATTACAGGTCAGTTTTCAATTGATGCATTAGCAGGACCGGTTGGTATTTATAAAAGTACTGAAGAAGTAGCTAAAGCCGGTATCTATCAGCTGATGCAGTGGGGAGCAATTTTAAGTATTAATCTTGGAATTATGAACCTGCTGCCACTGCCTGCCCTAGATGGTGGTAGGCTGCTGTTCTTCGGTTTTGAAGCCCTGCGTGGAAAACCGATCGACAGACAAAAAGAAGGTATGGTCCATTTTGTAGGATTCGCATTATTGATGCTGCTTATGATCGTCGTAACATGGAACGATATTCAGCGGTATTTCTTATAA
- a CDS encoding prolyl-tRNA synthetase, which produces MKQSQTLIPTLKETPSEADVKSHQLLLRAGYIRQNASGIYSFLPLGLKVLHKVENIIREEMNAAGGVEMLMPALQPAELWEESGRWFTYGPELMRMKDRHEREFALGATHEEMITSLLRDEVKSYKRLPLTVYQIQTKYRDEKRPRFGLLRGREFLMKDAYSFHASQESLDEAYDRLFEAYKNIFRRCGLNFRAVLADSGAIGGKDNHEFMVLSEIGEDTIAYSDSSDYAANLEMAAVNKQYEKKNHSGNEKEEVSTPDQKTIDAVADFLGADKEDTVKSMLFIVDEKPVLVLVRGDHEVNDVKVKNAVNGRVAELASEEETMQYTGVKPGSIGPVNLSEDVTVIADNAVEAMGDIIAGANKEGFHFKHLQAGRDFEVSQYADIRVVVEGDPSPDGNGTIQFARGIEVGHVFKLGTVYSEPMDANILDENGRSNPMIMGCYGIGVSRTLAAMAEQFNDENGLIWPTNIAPYDIHLIAVNMKDEAQSKTAEELYKLLTDYRYDVLLDDRKERAGVKFADSDLMGLPVRITVGKRASEGIVEIKIRKNGESYEVQKEELTDKLQEIFRQANA; this is translated from the coding sequence ATGAAACAAAGTCAAACGTTAATTCCAACATTAAAAGAAACGCCTTCAGAAGCTGATGTAAAAAGTCATCAGCTTCTGCTGAGAGCAGGATATATCAGACAAAATGCAAGCGGGATATACTCCTTTTTACCACTTGGCTTAAAAGTGCTGCATAAAGTAGAAAATATTATCCGTGAAGAAATGAATGCTGCAGGCGGTGTCGAAATGCTGATGCCTGCACTTCAGCCGGCTGAACTTTGGGAAGAATCAGGAAGATGGTTTACTTATGGTCCTGAATTGATGAGAATGAAAGATCGTCACGAGCGTGAATTTGCACTTGGGGCTACGCATGAAGAAATGATTACAAGCCTTCTGCGTGATGAAGTAAAGTCTTACAAGCGCCTGCCGCTGACCGTTTATCAGATTCAGACAAAATACCGTGATGAAAAACGCCCAAGATTCGGCTTACTCAGAGGCCGTGAATTCCTGATGAAGGATGCTTATTCATTCCATGCATCTCAGGAAAGTCTGGATGAAGCATATGACAGATTATTTGAAGCCTATAAAAATATTTTCCGCAGATGCGGTCTGAACTTCCGGGCTGTACTTGCTGATTCCGGTGCAATCGGTGGTAAAGACAACCACGAATTTATGGTGCTGTCTGAGATCGGTGAAGATACAATTGCCTACTCTGACTCGTCAGATTACGCAGCAAACCTTGAGATGGCTGCTGTAAATAAACAGTATGAAAAGAAGAACCATAGTGGAAATGAAAAAGAAGAAGTATCGACTCCTGATCAGAAAACGATTGACGCTGTAGCAGACTTCCTTGGTGCGGATAAAGAAGATACAGTGAAATCGATGCTGTTTATTGTTGATGAAAAGCCTGTACTCGTTCTCGTTCGTGGAGATCATGAAGTGAATGATGTAAAGGTGAAAAATGCAGTCAACGGACGTGTCGCTGAGCTTGCATCAGAAGAAGAGACGATGCAATATACGGGCGTTAAGCCAGGTTCAATTGGCCCGGTGAATCTTTCTGAAGACGTAACAGTTATTGCAGACAATGCAGTTGAGGCAATGGGTGATATCATTGCTGGTGCGAACAAAGAAGGTTTCCATTTTAAGCACCTTCAGGCAGGAAGAGACTTTGAAGTTTCTCAATACGCTGATATCCGTGTAGTTGTTGAGGGGGATCCATCTCCTGATGGTAATGGAACGATTCAATTCGCACGTGGAATTGAAGTAGGTCACGTATTTAAGCTTGGTACTGTATATAGTGAGCCGATGGATGCTAATATTCTTGATGAAAATGGACGCTCTAACCCAATGATTATGGGGTGTTATGGTATTGGTGTATCACGTACACTTGCAGCAATGGCAGAGCAGTTCAATGATGAGAATGGTCTGATCTGGCCAACAAATATTGCACCATATGATATTCATTTAATCGCAGTTAATATGAAAGACGAAGCACAGTCAAAGACAGCTGAAGAACTATACAAGCTGTTAACGGATTACCGTTATGATGTGTTACTCGATGACCGGAAAGAACGTGCCGGCGTTAAATTCGCAGATTCAGATCTTATGGGTCTGCCAGTAAGAATTACGGTTGGAAAGCGTGCATCTGAAGGTATAGTTGAAATTAAAATCAGAAAAAATGGCGAATCTTATGAAGTGCAGAAAGAGGAATTGACTGATAAGCTGCAGGAGATTTTCCGTCAGGCTAATGCCTAA